One genomic window of Paenibacillus xylanilyticus includes the following:
- a CDS encoding YqzM family protein, translated as MDANVRISDPREHVNEEPRNDLFDLIAGVAGMGGLMTVIFFGMVIFKFLTE; from the coding sequence ATGGACGCAAATGTGCGGATCAGCGACCCGCGTGAACATGTGAACGAGGAGCCCCGTAACGATTTATTTGATTTGATTGCGGGTGTTGCCGGCATGGGCGGCCTGATGACAGTCATCTTCTTCGGCATGGTCATCTTCAAATTCCTGACCGAATAG
- a CDS encoding potassium channel family protein: MKRQQFAVIGLGRFGSSLAQELMELGYEVLGIDKNEEVVEDMSELVTHAVVADATDEEVLRSLGIRNFDCGIVAIGDDIQTSILTAILLKELGVKTVVAKAISVLHGRALDKLGIDRVVYPERDMGIRVAHQLVTPNLLDYIELSNDYSIVEMKVPACLHNTTLSSLNARVRFGCSIVALQKETGVIIAPTALDSLQMGDIMVIIGMNDDIDRFEQEVISQEG, from the coding sequence ATGAAAAGACAGCAGTTTGCGGTCATTGGGCTGGGGCGCTTCGGCTCGAGTCTGGCACAGGAATTAATGGAACTTGGCTACGAGGTGCTTGGCATCGATAAAAATGAAGAGGTCGTCGAAGACATGAGCGAATTGGTCACTCACGCGGTTGTGGCGGATGCTACGGATGAGGAAGTGCTGCGCTCACTGGGGATCCGTAATTTCGACTGCGGGATTGTAGCCATTGGTGACGATATTCAGACCAGCATTCTTACCGCCATCCTGTTGAAGGAGCTGGGTGTGAAAACGGTCGTTGCCAAGGCAATATCCGTCTTGCACGGGCGAGCTCTGGATAAGCTGGGCATTGATCGCGTCGTTTATCCGGAACGGGACATGGGCATTCGGGTTGCCCATCAGCTCGTCACCCCGAATCTGCTGGACTACATTGAACTTTCCAATGATTACAGCATTGTGGAAATGAAAGTGCCGGCATGTCTGCATAATACCACGCTGTCCAGTCTGAACGCTCGTGTACGCTTCGGGTGCAGTATTGTGGCGCTGCAGAAGGAGACTGGAGTCATCATCGCTCCGACTGCCCTGGACTCGCTTCAGATGGGCGATATCATGGTCATTATCGGAATGAATGATGATATCGACCGGTTCGAACAAGAGGTAATCAGCCAGGAGGGCTAA
- a CDS encoding TrkH family potassium uptake protein, with translation MKLNNQWVRLSPPRILVLGFAGIILLGTLLLMLPVSSRSRDSLPFIDALFTATSAVCVTGLVVVDTGTHFTVLGQVILAVLIQIGGLGFMTMSTLVAIAFKRRISLRERLILQEAMNQNTMEGIVRLIRKVVAYSLILEAICGTLFAIRWSFDMPVGQAIYYGYWHAISMFNNAGFDMFGDFRSLTGYVYDPLVNFTAMFLIVAGGIGFVVLSDLVDYRKTRKLSLHSKVVLLTTGLLIGFGALVIFVFEYSNPQTLGSLNWGGKLLGSFFQSVTPRTAGANTLDIAGLRQATQFFIIILMFIGASPGSTGGGIKTTTFMIMVGAVIAMMRGREDIVFFRYRLEQERIFKALTVTLLALLLIIAVTMLLTMTEDSGFLMILFETTSAFSTVGLSMGLTLKLTTFGKLMICFMMFAGRLGPITLAYALGQKKGKELYKYPEGKMIIG, from the coding sequence GTGAAACTGAATAATCAATGGGTGCGGCTATCGCCCCCACGTATTCTTGTCCTGGGATTTGCGGGAATTATCCTGCTCGGAACATTGCTGCTCATGCTTCCGGTTTCCAGCCGCAGCAGAGATAGTCTTCCCTTTATTGATGCATTATTCACAGCTACATCGGCGGTCTGTGTTACCGGGTTGGTTGTTGTGGACACGGGTACTCACTTTACTGTACTGGGTCAGGTGATACTTGCCGTTCTGATTCAAATCGGTGGTCTTGGCTTCATGACCATGTCCACACTTGTGGCCATTGCGTTCAAGCGGCGGATCTCCCTGCGGGAGCGATTGATTTTGCAGGAAGCGATGAACCAGAACACGATGGAAGGCATTGTGCGGCTTATCCGCAAGGTCGTGGCCTACTCGCTCATTTTGGAAGCCATTTGCGGCACGCTATTTGCTATCCGCTGGTCATTCGACATGCCTGTCGGACAAGCGATTTATTACGGATACTGGCATGCCATCTCGATGTTTAACAATGCAGGGTTTGATATGTTTGGCGACTTCCGCAGCTTGACCGGGTATGTCTATGATCCGCTTGTGAACTTTACAGCGATGTTCTTGATTGTGGCTGGGGGTATTGGCTTTGTTGTTTTATCCGATCTGGTGGATTATCGCAAAACGCGCAAACTTTCGCTGCATTCCAAGGTGGTGCTGTTAACTACAGGCTTGCTCATTGGATTCGGTGCACTGGTCATTTTTGTGTTTGAATACAGCAATCCACAGACATTGGGCAGCTTGAACTGGGGAGGCAAACTTCTCGGTTCGTTCTTTCAGTCGGTAACCCCGCGAACGGCAGGAGCTAATACCCTGGATATTGCCGGTCTCAGACAGGCAACGCAGTTTTTCATTATTATTTTAATGTTTATCGGGGCTTCTCCAGGTTCCACCGGAGGCGGGATCAAAACGACAACGTTTATGATCATGGTCGGAGCTGTCATCGCGATGATGCGCGGCAGAGAGGATATTGTCTTTTTCAGATATCGGCTGGAACAGGAACGCATTTTCAAGGCATTGACGGTTACGCTTCTTGCGCTGCTGCTCATCATTGCAGTGACCATGCTGCTCACCATGACGGAAGATAGCGGATTTCTCATGATTTTATTTGAAACGACATCAGCCTTTTCTACCGTCGGATTATCGATGGGGTTGACGCTGAAGCTGACCACATTCGGAAAGCTCATGATTTGTTTCATGATGTTCGCGGGCCGGCTTGGACCGATTACGCTGGCGTATGCACTTGGACAGAAAAAGGGTAAGGAACTGTATAAGTATCCTGAAGGAAAAATGATTATTGGATAG
- a CDS encoding LysR family transcriptional regulator, with protein MFEDLNAFAAVVEQSSLNRASKLLNLSQPALSRKIAKLEDELGVSLFHRRGKRLELTSVGQLAYTFAVEQKQQQQKFLTMLAQYKDEEQSTITLGASLTTLQTTLPPLVNAFMEKHPNAEIKLVTGKTHEIVSFVRDKKADVGIVASSINEAGLNCVPLFDDHLELVVPLTHPLSGKEAGMEHLQDLPMITFSKGTWYRKLTDDLFQRCAVMPDIRMEIDSFEAIVRLLPTCKAAALLPKSYLRPQLLADNDLVSVYLPQLQQTRRTTCMIYGEKEDLSETSRQWVKETAALFTAKAPLPSRRTTTP; from the coding sequence ATGTTCGAGGATTTAAATGCATTTGCGGCAGTCGTGGAGCAATCAAGTCTGAATCGTGCCTCCAAATTGCTGAATCTGTCTCAGCCTGCCCTTTCGCGCAAAATTGCGAAACTGGAGGATGAACTGGGGGTATCGCTTTTTCACCGCCGAGGCAAACGCCTTGAATTGACCAGTGTCGGCCAACTTGCCTACACCTTCGCTGTGGAACAAAAGCAGCAGCAGCAGAAGTTTCTGACCATGCTTGCCCAGTATAAGGACGAGGAGCAAAGCACCATTACGCTTGGAGCGTCCCTGACTACTCTTCAGACCACCCTCCCCCCTTTGGTCAATGCTTTCATGGAGAAGCATCCCAACGCCGAGATCAAGCTCGTGACAGGGAAAACACATGAGATTGTTTCCTTTGTCCGGGACAAAAAGGCAGACGTTGGCATTGTTGCCTCTTCCATTAATGAAGCCGGGCTGAACTGTGTACCTCTCTTCGATGATCACCTGGAGCTGGTTGTACCGCTTACGCATCCTTTATCCGGGAAAGAGGCCGGGATGGAGCACTTGCAGGATCTGCCCATGATCACCTTTTCCAAAGGCACTTGGTATCGCAAGCTGACAGACGATCTGTTTCAGCGCTGTGCCGTCATGCCGGATATTCGCATGGAGATTGATTCGTTTGAAGCCATCGTTCGCCTCCTGCCCACCTGCAAGGCTGCTGCGCTGCTGCCCAAATCCTATCTCCGTCCCCAGCTGCTTGCAGACAATGATCTCGTCTCCGTGTATCTGCCCCAGCTGCAGCAGACTCGCCGGACTACCTGCATGATCTACGGGGAAAAGGAAGATCTCAGCGAAACATCCAGACAGTGGGTCAAAGAAACTGCAGCGCTCTTTACAGCAAAGGCGCCGCTGCCCTCCAGGAGGACTACGACGCCTTAA
- the uvrC gene encoding excinuclease ABC subunit UvrC, which yields MDEFINVLQEQEQALEQIRHKLALLPDMPGCYLMKNSEGTIIYVGKAKVLKNRVRSYFIGSHNGKTQRLVSEIRDFEYIVTGSNMEALILECNLIKKHMPRYNVLLKDDKTFPYLKITNEKHPRLEVTRRVLKDKAKYFGPYPNSYAAHQTKKLLDRMYPLRKCGVMPKEVCLYYHMGQCLAPCVKEVGKEQYDQISQEIGSFLSGGHEEIKKDLQRKMQEAAEDLYFERAKELRDQVIAIDAMMEKQKITMADARDRDVFGFAIDKGWMCVQILYMRQGKMIERHVSTFPFYGEAYSDFMSYVTQYYSDNPALPQEILLPEVPKELVTEDSGDNTEVMAADVPSAVASESDPLSSALDDVSAEPQVAESRTAYGENHASDEAEAETAMAQDLSDHQEDAAVDTNRPGLEDPFQAAAALQEWLEIKVHIPQRGLKRQMITMAVDNARVALEEKFRLIERNEERTSKASEGLGRWIGLDQLRRIEAFDNSNIQGTNPVSAMIVFTDGKPDKKEYRKYKVRSVEGPDDYETMREVIRRRYERVLKENLPQPDLIVVDGGKGQISAAVDILENELGLFIPVCGLVKDAKHKTSQLMIGNPPEVISLPRDSQEFYLLQRIQEEVHRFAISFHREQRGKSMVTSRLDSIPGIGEKRRKLLLKHFGSLRKIKEASVEDFRPLSIGDKLAKQIIAALRDEES from the coding sequence ATGGATGAATTCATCAATGTTCTGCAAGAACAGGAGCAGGCCCTGGAGCAGATACGGCATAAGCTTGCACTGCTGCCTGATATGCCTGGCTGTTATTTGATGAAAAACAGCGAAGGTACCATTATCTATGTAGGTAAGGCCAAAGTGCTGAAAAACCGTGTACGCTCTTATTTTATTGGCAGTCATAACGGAAAAACGCAGCGTCTCGTATCCGAAATCCGCGATTTCGAATACATTGTAACCGGCAGCAATATGGAAGCACTCATCCTGGAGTGTAACCTGATCAAAAAACACATGCCGCGTTATAACGTCTTGCTCAAGGATGACAAAACCTTTCCTTATCTTAAAATTACGAATGAAAAGCATCCCCGGCTCGAAGTGACCCGGCGTGTGCTGAAAGATAAAGCCAAGTACTTTGGACCCTATCCAAACTCGTACGCGGCACACCAAACGAAAAAGCTGCTCGACCGCATGTATCCGCTGCGCAAATGCGGCGTAATGCCGAAGGAAGTCTGCCTGTATTACCATATGGGACAATGTCTTGCTCCTTGTGTGAAGGAAGTAGGCAAGGAGCAATATGACCAGATTTCCCAAGAAATCGGATCATTCCTAAGCGGAGGTCACGAAGAAATCAAGAAGGATCTGCAGCGCAAAATGCAGGAAGCTGCAGAGGATCTGTATTTCGAACGTGCCAAGGAACTGCGGGACCAGGTCATAGCGATTGACGCCATGATGGAGAAACAGAAAATTACAATGGCGGACGCCAGAGACCGCGATGTGTTTGGGTTCGCCATTGATAAGGGCTGGATGTGCGTCCAGATTTTATATATGCGTCAGGGGAAAATGATCGAGCGCCATGTATCGACGTTTCCTTTTTATGGTGAAGCGTACAGTGACTTTATGTCCTACGTGACGCAGTATTATAGCGATAATCCGGCACTGCCGCAGGAGATCTTGCTGCCTGAAGTTCCGAAAGAACTGGTCACTGAAGACTCGGGGGATAACACGGAAGTTATGGCTGCGGATGTGCCGTCAGCTGTGGCATCGGAATCGGATCCATTGTCGTCAGCATTAGATGATGTGTCTGCTGAACCACAAGTTGCTGAATCGCGTACAGCTTATGGGGAAAACCATGCTTCGGACGAGGCTGAAGCAGAAACAGCAATGGCTCAGGATCTGTCCGATCACCAGGAGGATGCGGCTGTGGATACGAACCGCCCTGGATTGGAAGACCCGTTCCAGGCTGCGGCGGCTCTGCAGGAGTGGCTGGAGATCAAGGTTCACATCCCGCAGCGCGGGTTGAAACGCCAAATGATCACCATGGCTGTGGATAACGCACGTGTGGCCTTGGAAGAGAAATTCCGTCTGATTGAGCGTAACGAGGAACGTACATCCAAAGCATCTGAGGGTCTTGGGCGCTGGATCGGTCTGGATCAACTGCGCCGAATCGAGGCGTTTGATAACTCCAACATTCAGGGAACCAACCCGGTTTCGGCGATGATTGTATTTACCGATGGCAAGCCGGACAAGAAAGAATACCGTAAATACAAGGTTCGTTCAGTAGAAGGACCCGATGATTACGAAACGATGCGTGAAGTCATCCGCAGACGCTATGAGCGGGTATTGAAGGAAAACCTGCCCCAGCCTGACCTGATCGTTGTGGATGGCGGAAAAGGGCAGATTTCGGCTGCTGTGGATATATTGGAGAATGAACTAGGTTTGTTTATTCCCGTGTGTGGTCTGGTGAAAGACGCCAAACACAAAACTTCTCAGCTCATGATTGGCAATCCGCCGGAAGTTATTTCACTGCCGCGGGACAGCCAGGAGTTTTATCTGCTTCAACGTATTCAGGAAGAGGTTCACCGCTTCGCCATCTCGTTCCACCGGGAGCAGCGCGGCAAGTCCATGGTCACTTCGCGTCTGGATTCCATTCCTGGCATCGGCGAGAAGCGTCGTAAGCTGCTGCTGAAGCATTTTGGTTCTTTACGCAAAATAAAAGAGGCCAGCGTCGAAGACTTCCGGCCTCTATCTATCGGTGATAAACTAGCTAAACAAATTATTGCAGCCCTTCGGGATGAGGAGTCGTAA
- a CDS encoding CPBP family intramembrane glutamic endopeptidase, with protein sequence MNPLGQPLVLKANFKRLGLLAAIGLILFFVFQIFPATSSQTTDIPSTSFISKEQATQSARSFAASMADYTLPSDNGKTLVTYQTHSDIYGYMAKTKQLDSYNQKWEAAYPYDVFRVRLPDEDNGGYLNVDVHMRTGKVVGFKREVPSSLYASAEAEQDKNKRNATIQLAEGNLPLDEKEQLASGILAEFGYDAPKLQLDTREGEGGLTYTDADKQIGDSKLELNFTFENGAVRSFESVFSVPDEHINYVKDQTRQANWMTYGGYAFLTFVLGVLAIIYSILTRAHTSFKRGIILSLVYFAASVIGTLNMIPLFQAQGLSSFMLAFLMLMQTGITLVMSATIYLSLVAGDGMWRKIGLNPWPRAKEPGYGKYVLHSMYTGYLWAFILLGVQSILFFILERSIGSWSTTSADQSTYNMSYAWIFPIMAWMAGIGEETVYRLFGIRMMQKIVRNTFIACLIPTLIWALGHTLYPIYPVITRPIELMVIGLLFSLVMLRHGFIAVVFSHVIFDSLLMGLSLIFMGDALNISAGIFWIVLPAIVGYVIYKWNPQKKEKPYVTTPHPEGLQ encoded by the coding sequence ATGAACCCCTTAGGGCAGCCTTTGGTACTCAAAGCTAACTTCAAGCGTTTAGGGTTGCTGGCGGCGATTGGCCTGATTTTGTTTTTTGTCTTTCAGATCTTCCCTGCTACTTCATCACAAACCACGGATATTCCGTCTACATCTTTTATAAGCAAGGAACAGGCAACCCAATCCGCACGATCATTCGCAGCCTCCATGGCCGATTACACCCTTCCTTCGGATAACGGCAAGACACTGGTCACCTATCAGACCCATTCCGATATCTATGGATATATGGCCAAAACTAAACAGCTTGATTCGTATAATCAAAAATGGGAAGCAGCCTACCCCTACGATGTGTTTCGCGTTCGTTTGCCTGATGAGGACAACGGCGGTTATTTGAATGTGGACGTACATATGAGAACTGGCAAGGTTGTTGGTTTCAAACGAGAAGTACCTTCTTCCCTGTATGCTTCCGCTGAGGCTGAGCAGGACAAGAACAAACGCAATGCCACGATTCAGCTCGCCGAGGGCAATCTCCCATTGGACGAAAAGGAGCAGCTGGCATCCGGAATTCTGGCCGAATTCGGCTATGACGCCCCCAAGCTTCAGCTGGATACCCGCGAAGGTGAAGGTGGATTAACCTATACGGATGCGGATAAGCAGATCGGTGATTCGAAGCTGGAACTGAATTTTACCTTTGAAAACGGAGCGGTTCGCTCCTTCGAATCAGTCTTCTCGGTTCCAGACGAGCATATCAACTATGTAAAAGATCAAACTCGTCAGGCCAACTGGATGACTTATGGAGGTTATGCTTTCCTGACCTTTGTGCTTGGTGTGCTGGCGATTATCTACAGCATTCTCACCCGGGCACATACATCATTTAAACGCGGGATTATTCTGTCCCTTGTGTACTTCGCCGCATCTGTTATTGGTACACTAAACATGATTCCACTGTTTCAGGCACAAGGCCTGTCCAGCTTCATGCTCGCCTTCCTGATGCTCATGCAGACCGGAATCACGTTGGTCATGAGTGCCACGATCTACCTCTCCCTCGTTGCAGGAGATGGCATGTGGCGCAAAATCGGACTGAATCCTTGGCCGCGTGCAAAAGAGCCCGGATACGGCAAATATGTCCTTCACAGCATGTATACAGGGTATCTGTGGGCGTTCATTTTGCTTGGCGTTCAATCCATCCTGTTCTTCATTCTGGAACGAAGCATAGGAAGCTGGTCTACCACTTCGGCAGACCAATCGACTTACAATATGTCCTACGCATGGATCTTTCCGATCATGGCCTGGATGGCCGGGATTGGAGAGGAAACGGTGTACCGGCTGTTCGGCATTCGCATGATGCAAAAAATCGTGCGTAATACCTTCATCGCCTGTCTGATTCCAACGTTGATCTGGGCACTTGGACATACACTTTATCCAATCTACCCGGTCATTACACGTCCAATAGAGCTCATGGTCATCGGTTTGCTGTTCAGTCTGGTCATGCTGCGTCACGGCTTTATCGCCGTTGTTTTCAGCCATGTCATCTTCGACAGCCTGCTGATGGGACTCAGCCTGATCTTTATGGGTGACGCCCTAAATATCTCTGCAGGCATCTTCTGGATTGTACTTCCAGCCATCGTTGGATATGTGATTTACAAATGGAATCCACAAAAAAAAGAGAAGCCGTATGTTACGACTCCTCATCCCGAAGGGCTGCAATAA
- the dnaI gene encoding primosomal protein DnaI produces the protein MESLGGLLQQLNPSFREQSRRIAAELMDDPYVREFRAGHPELKDAQLMTDLSKLYQYARDSKNCANCPGLDNCPNDFQGHFCKLEVEHFNGKPEIIDKKAPCSKHIARQNEHVIKKRIRSFYVDERALSAGYNDVEIMGKDRMRAPAVNQVLRYISDTKENGLSPQGLFLEGSFGTGKTFLMCYLLHELAVAGHTGVIIYMPDFVEDLKSMITDGQKLKETTDILKSCDLLIFDDIGAENLNPWVRDHVMGSILNYRMNRKPTFYTSNYNLDGLEKHLSFTTRDGEEMNKGQRLMDRIRPFVDVVSVRGENQRGKR, from the coding sequence ATGGAATCCTTGGGAGGACTGCTTCAGCAGCTTAATCCTTCCTTTCGTGAGCAGTCGCGGCGAATTGCGGCGGAGTTGATGGATGATCCGTACGTACGCGAATTCCGAGCAGGTCACCCGGAACTGAAAGATGCACAGCTCATGACCGATCTGAGCAAGCTGTATCAGTATGCCCGAGATTCGAAAAACTGTGCGAATTGTCCGGGGCTGGATAACTGTCCTAACGATTTCCAGGGTCACTTTTGCAAACTGGAAGTAGAGCATTTTAACGGTAAACCCGAAATTATAGATAAAAAAGCTCCGTGTTCCAAACATATTGCCAGGCAAAATGAGCATGTGATCAAGAAGAGAATCCGCAGCTTCTATGTGGACGAGCGTGCGCTTAGTGCAGGTTATAATGATGTGGAAATTATGGGCAAGGATCGGATGCGAGCTCCGGCGGTAAACCAGGTTCTGCGTTATATTAGTGACACGAAGGAGAATGGGTTATCTCCGCAAGGACTGTTTCTCGAGGGATCATTTGGAACAGGCAAGACGTTTCTGATGTGTTATCTGTTACACGAATTAGCCGTCGCTGGACACACAGGGGTCATTATCTACATGCCTGACTTTGTGGAGGATCTGAAATCCATGATCACGGATGGACAGAAGCTGAAGGAAACGACAGATATACTCAAAAGCTGTGACCTGCTCATCTTCGATGATATTGGCGCAGAGAATCTGAATCCTTGGGTTCGGGATCATGTGATGGGTTCCATTTTGAACTACCGCATGAATCGGAAACCGACGTTCTACACGTCCAACTACAATCTGGATGGGCTGGAGAAGCATCTCAGCTTTACGACCAGGGATGGCGAGGAAATGAACAAGGGGCAGCGTCTGATGGACCGCATTCGTCCGTTTGTCGATGTGGTGTCCGTTCGGGGCGAGAATCAGCGTGGTAAGCGATAG
- the trxA gene encoding thioredoxin, translating into MAIVNVSDQSFNAEVEGEGTVLVDFWAPWCGPCKMLAPILEELSTEVGDAVKIAKVNVDENPESASRFGVMSIPTLIFFKDGQPVDKVVGLNSKEALKGIIEKHQ; encoded by the coding sequence ATGGCTATTGTTAACGTATCCGATCAATCCTTTAACGCTGAAGTCGAAGGAGAAGGAACGGTTCTTGTTGATTTCTGGGCGCCTTGGTGCGGTCCTTGCAAAATGCTCGCTCCAATCCTGGAAGAGCTGTCCACCGAAGTTGGCGATGCAGTGAAAATTGCCAAAGTCAACGTTGACGAAAATCCGGAATCCGCTTCCCGCTTCGGCGTAATGAGCATTCCGACATTGATCTTCTTCAAAGACGGCCAACCGGTTGATAAAGTGGTTGGATTGAACTCGAAAGAAGCACTCAAAGGAATCATCGAGAAACACCAATAA